From the Populus nigra chromosome 13, ddPopNigr1.1, whole genome shotgun sequence genome, the window gggagcctccaatcgctccccgatcctcctcttcgaagcgcttatagcaatttcgcgtgcatggactaacgggtgcgatcataccagcactaatgcaccggatcccatcagaactccgaagtcaaacgtgcttgggcgagagtagtactaggatgcgtgacctcctgggaagtcctcgtgttgcacccctcctttttgcccgcttctccatccggccagcccctttgtctttctttcttctttttctctccccgcctccctttcctcccccggcatcgatagggcggggctagaggccgaaggctactagtcttgctcagaatgtcgtttcgcttcaagaaacgaaaggtcggcacctaattccaccaagaatttggttttgaatagtaaaagcctatttttttttaaaaaaaaaaaataacaagcaaagcgaataaaaatccaacggtcggatcgcaggtcacggcccttttgagccgccgcccctttgcggcggtgcccgaaccgccagggagcctccaatcgctccccgatcctcctcttcgaagcgcttatagcaattgcgcgtgcatgaactaacgggtgcgatcataccagcactaatgcaccggatcccatcagaactccgaagtcaaacgtgcttgggcgagagtagtactaggatgggtgacctcctgggaagtcctcgtgttgcacccctccttttcgcccgcttctgcatccggccagcccctttgtctttctttcttctttttctctcccccgcctccctttcctcccccggcatcgatagggcggggctagaggccgaaggctactagtcttgctcagaatgtcgtttcgcttcaagaaacgaaaggtaatgtcgtttcgcttcaagaaacgaaaggtcggcacctaattccaccaagaatttggttttgaatagtaaaagcctattttttttaaaaaaaaaaataacaagcaaagcgaataaaaatccaacggtcggatcgcaggtcacggcccttttgagccgccgcccctttgcggcggtgcccgaaccgccagggagcctccaatcgctccccgatcctcctcttcgaagcgcttatagcaattgcgcgtgcatggactaacgggtgcgatcataccagcactaatgcaccggatcccatcagaactccgaagttgaacgtgcttgggcgagagtagtactaggatgggtgacctcctgggaagtcctcgtgttgcacccctccttttcgcccgcttctgcatccggccagcccctttgtctttctttcttctttttctctcccccgcctccctttcctcccccggcatcgatagggcggggctagaggccgaaggctactagtcttgctcagaatgtcgtttcgcttcaagaaacgaaaggtcggcacctaattccaccaagaatttggttttgaatagtaaaagcctattttttttaaaaaaaaaaaataacaagcaaagcgaataaaaatccaacggtcggatcgcaggtcacggcccttttgagccgccgcccctttgcggcggtgcccgaaccgccagggagcctccaatcgctccccgatcctcctcttcgaagcgcttatagcaattgcgcgtgcatggactaatgggtgcgatcataccagcactaatgcaccggatcccatcagaactccgaagttaaatgtgcttgggcgagagtagtactaggatgggtgacctcctgggaagtcctcgtgttgcacccctccttttcgcccgcttctgcatccggccagcccctttgtctttctttcttctttttctctccccgcctccctttcctcccccggcatcgatagggcggggctagaggccgaaggctactagtcttgctcagaatgtcgtttcgcttcaagaaacgaaaggtccgcacctaattccaccaagaatttggttttgaatagtaaaagcctattttttttttttaaaagaaaaaaaataacaagcaaagcgaataaaaatccaacggtcggatcgcaggtcacggcccttttgagccgccgcccctttgcggcggtgcccgaaccgccagggagcctccaatcgctccccgatcctcctcttcgaagcgcttatagcaattgcgcgtgcatggactaacgggtgcgatcataccagcactaatgcaccggatcccatcagaactccgaagttaaatgtgcttgggcgagagtagtactaggatgggtgacctcctgggaagtcctcgtgttgcacccctccttttcgcccgcttctgcatccggccagcccctttgtctttctttcttctttttctctcccccgcctccctttcctcccccggcatcgatagggcggggctagaggccgaaggctactagtcttgctcagaatgtcgtttcgcttcaagaaacgaaaggtcggcacctaattccatcaagaatttggttttgaatagtaaaagcctattttttttttaaaaaaaaaataacaagcaaagcgaataaaaatccaacggtcggatcgcaggtcacggcccttttgagccgccgcccctttgcggcggtgcccgaaccgccagggagcctccaatcgctccccgatcctcctcttcgaagcgcttatagcaattgcgcgtgcatggaccaacgggtgcgatcataccagcactaatgcaccggatcccatcagaactccgaagttaaacgtgcttgggcgagagtagtactaggatgggtgacctcctgggaagtcctcgtgttgcacccctccttttcgcccgcttctgcatccggccagcccctttgtctttctttcttctttttctctcccccgcctccctttcctcccccagcatcgatagggcggggctagaggccgaaggcgactagtcttgctcagaatgtcgtttcgcttcaagaaacgaaaggtcggcacctaattccaccaagaatttggttttgaatagtaaaagcctatttttttttttaaaaaaaaataacaagcaaagcgaataaaaatccaacggtcggatcgcaggtcacggcccttttgagccgccgcccctttgcggcggtgcccgaaccgccagggagcctccaatcgctccccgatcctcctcttcgaagcacttatagcaattgcgcgtgcatggactaacgggtgcgatcataccagcactaatgcaccggatcccatcagaactctgaagttaaacgtgcttgggcgagagtagtactaggatgggtgacctcctgggaagtcctcgtgttgcacccctccttttcgcccgcttctgcatccggctagcccctttgtctttctttcttctttttctctcccccgcctccctttcctcccccggcatcgatagggcggggctagaggccgaaggctactagtcttgctcaggtcaaggctaaaaaaaaaataacaagcaaagcgaataaaaatccaacggtcggatcgcaggtcacgacccttttgagccgccgcccctttgcggcggtgcccgaaccacCAGGGTCGGCAATTGGTGGAATTGAAAGAGATAGGTGTAGATTTGAGCATTAATGCAGGAGATGGGTTAGTAGTCCAACTATTGGTGTGACCAACGTATCAAGAACAAATACTACATGCCCAATTCCGTGACAAGGAGGGGTCCATGATTAGGAAGAATGTGGGGGCCAGAGTAGAAACAAAATTCCAGGTAATGGATGATGGATCATTGATGATGAGACAACGATTATACATTCCTAATGACGAAACAGTCAAACGGATAGTCCTACAAGAAGCACATAAGTCCAAGTTCTCTATACACCCTAGCAGCATTAAGATGTATCAAGACCTGAAACACCTCTATTGGTGGCCTAATATTGAAAAGGAAATAGCTGAGTATGTGTTTAAGTGTGGGATATGTCAACAAGTCaaggtttctttttaaaaacatgacacACCCACACAGAAATGCTAATTTTGAAGcaagatcttttttttaatatatatatatatatatatatatataattaatctctttGTACAcgtatcaaataaaataacctattatatatgttatttcttgtttttgtttagtCGTTAGCTAGGGCCCTACAATTTGCTTGAGATGGTTGTTTTTCTCCCATGTCATCTTTCTGTTGTTTAAAGTCAAGAAACAAATTGAGCGGTTGTGGTTTGAGGTCATTAATTGCTAGGCAACATATGCTTTTCTCGAgttcttataaattattatgttagaattaacattttaattaggtttttttttaccatcttttctCAGATGTATAGATTTAGTTTTGGAGGAAGCGAGTTGTCATGTGCTTAATCACTATAAGGATTCAACCTCCACCTCTCCTCGTATGCTTCCTAAAATTAATTACCTCCGTAACTTATGATGTGTTTAGAATTGTGATAGTGGTaacagtttaaaatattttttatttaaaaatatattaaaataatttttttaattttttaaaattactttttacatcagcatatcaaaacgatctgaaaagataaaaaaatttatttttttaaaaaattaaaattttaagggaacgcggtttgcaccgcgttctcATACACACCTATAATTTCATAGTTGccaacaaagtaaaaattaacaTGCTAGGAAAGATCAATTTCAAAGTTGTTAATgaattctgtttttgtttttgttttgttaggtggatttaaaattatatttcttgaataaaTGAATTGTGTTATTTCTTTACATGCAGTACTATTATGAATGTtttagttcttttcttttcaaatacaATAGATAAAAAAAGGGTCAACGATGTCTAAAAATTGTTTAATGAAATGCCTAAAGGGAATTTATGTTCAAGAAATTATAGAtgatattattgtaattataaattatggttgtaattttgttattattatgctTCAATGGCTTCTTCGtcattaaaatgaatataacagtaaatttataaataattatatagttttttgttaattttttttaagatgttaaATGTTATTGTGTGTATAAAGTTTATGAGAcaaactataaatttttatatcttagattgaaaatgagaaataaatcaaaatatatgagGTTTGTTTTGAACTTATtcgaaaaatttatataaatgagccttgaaaattcattttcaaaacaaaccGTACATGATATCTATAATATACGTGAGTTAAAATTAAATCTCATTGGTGGTATATATgtgatcttaaaatttaatgcaCAAAGCTAAGATTGGTGTATTTACAATATATTAGgataaaagaaagtaaattaacTCACGAAATCAACAAAAGCAACAAACCTAAGTCTTCTTTCCCCCATAATTTCAAATCCTAAAgtccaataaaattataattaaggaAAGAAATGATAACAAACGGTAGGATTAGGATTAGGATTAGGATTAGGATtgggattatatatatataacacactTGCATTCTTTTTAACAATACGACATCGTTGCCTTTTGAACAGAACAGGACGTCGTTTAACCGTGTCCCCTTCGTAATAGGACGTCGTCCGCGGTGCGAGCGTCGGGGCGTTTGTTATTTATTGCAGTGTCTCTCCACTCACTGGCTTCGGCTCTTCTCCGTTTTCTCCGTTTGTGCGTATCAGAATTCAGAGCGCAAaactttgtttaaaaaattaggtcAAAAGAAATTCAACATCAAGATGGCACGAAACGAAGAGAAAGCTCAGTCGATGCTCAATCGATTCATAACACTAAAAGccgaagaaaaaaagaaacctaaAGAGCGCCGTCCTTACCTAGCCTCCGAATGCCGCGACCTCGCCGAAGCCGACAGGTGGCGTCAGCAAATCATGCGCGAAATCGGCCGCAAAGTTGCCGAGATTCAAAACGAAGGTCTCGGCGAACACCGCCTCCGCGACTTAAACGACGAAATCAACAAGTTAATACGCGAGAAATCGCATTGGGAACGCCGTATTGTTGAGCTTGGCGGTCCTAATTATGCGAAACATTCTGCTAAAATGACGGATTTGGAAGGAAATATTATTGATGTGCCTAACCCTAGCGGGCGTGGGCCTGGCTATAGGTATTTTGGTGCGGCGAAGAAGTTGCCGGGTGTCAGGGAGTTGTTTGAGAAACCGCCGGAGCTGAGAAAGAGGCGGACGAGGTATGATATTTACAAGAGGATTGACGCGAGTTATTATGGGTATAGGGACGAGGAGGATGGGATATTGGAGAAGGTTGAAGGTCCTGCGGAGGAAGAGATGAGAATGCGTGCGGTGGAGGAGTGGAAGAGGATGGAGGCAATAAGGAAGGAAGCGAGGAAAGGAGCCAAGGAAGTTGTGAGTGTTGGAGTTGGTGTTGGAGCAGAGGTTTTgtttgaggaggaggaggatgtggtggaggaggagaggagggaggagagggagagagaggatattgaaaggaaggaaaaggagagagagttTGTTGTGCATGTTCCGTTGCCAGACGATAAGGAGATTGAGAGGATGGttttggagaagaagaaaatggagtTGTTGAGCAAGTATGCTAGTGATTCATTGATGGAGGAGCAGACTGAAGCTAAGGTTATGCTTAACATTCAGCACTAGATGGTTGATGGTATGTAATGTAGGTTGGTTTAGAGcttgttttttgaattataactACATTGCTTGTGGTTTTATGTAGAATTTGTTTGACTTGTTAGCATTATGATTAGGCTGTTGCTTTGTGTTTAACAAAGCAAGTACTAATTTTTCTCctttgcattattttattttacaatgcTCAAAATATGTTTGCAGTAGAATGCTGATGTTCTCCTTTAATGTTTGCTAATGTGAAAGTTGTGTTCTGACTTTGTGGGAAATGTacattgatttttgatttttcatattcattttgttttcttgcatcAACAACAGGTAATCTAGATTTGAGGTAGAGAACCTGTATATGtattcatgttaaattaatacCCTTGTCTCTTTCATATTTCACTTGGTTTGTGGTTCCTTGGGCTTTTGCTGGAGCGTGACAATATTACTGGACGTGGTGACTTGTTCGTTAGCTGATTAGAGAATTCCCCATCATATAATGTGTTTTGAAGCTCTAGAAAAGTCAAGTTTATGGAGGGAGGGGGACAAGTTGGCGGGCTGCTGTGACTTTTAATTTCAGGAACTTGATATGCTGCAACATCATTAGATTTTTCCTCTAGGATTTGTCTGGTATCGCAAAACCTGGTGAGGGTCCTTTCAGTGTTTATTCTTAGAAGTgagataaaaaattttctttcttttgatttccttTGGGGAGATTTTGAGATGCAGATTTTGAGAGGAAGATGGCTATGCTTTGCTAAGTCATTACAGTATTTTGCATTCTTTTTAAAGGAGAGCTGAGTGTTTGTTATTCTGAGTGGGGGTGTCTTTGGGTTTgctttcataattataatccGCCTTCTGTTGTTCAATATCTGATTTTTATTGGTTCTGGGATCATGATCAGGTTGTTTGGAGAGGTATCTTGGGTTTTGGCTCTTTCAGGGACTGTTGTGCTAGTGGAATTGTTGTGTCCTTAATCCTGCAAGGGTTCAGTTCATAGCAATTTTCTGTTGGAAGGGTCTGTGCTAGTTACTAGTTATTGTCATTCAGTGCATGGTGGTGGTTGTCTTTGCATATGATTATGCTGCATCTTGAGTGGAGATTTTGGACGTGTCTGTGTCatcctcccccccccccccctcctcgTCAGGAGCTTTTATCCTCCATTAGTGTTCTTGTGGTCCTGAAGCTGGTAGAGGAGTAGCTGCTTCTTGGCAAAGAAAGCATCTGTGTCTGTTAGTCAAGGATATATTGTTTGGTATTCTAGAAGTTGTTCTGTAGGTTATCTTGCTGCTGTTTGTTGCTGTCCTAATGCCCCCCCAATTCCCAGTGTTAGGCACATGGCTACAAGTTGCTGAGTTCAATGCTATAGATGAATCAGAACTGCATTATTgtgttgttgatgattttccAGCTGCCTTCGTACGGACATGATGAATCTGTTGGGTCCCAATATGAAACATTTTGATGTAAATGCACAGGAAGTAAAGATGAAGGAATGGTGACCAAAAGTCATCTACTTTGTACACGTGGAATCTTCCCAGGATAAGGTGTTGTAAATCATTCCTTACATTATGATAAAGAGCTCATCGTTTTCTTGAGGTCAGAAACCTACTCCTCTGCATTACATTTTCGTGCtgtcataaatattattaaaaataaaccaaaacggAAGGGTGATTTCTAAATGCTGAAATTTTAGGGCGGGGCGTGTTTGGTGCTTTGGTTGCGGCTGTACGAAAATGCTATTTATAAGTGTTTGGTTAGATATTAACCACACTTTTATTGTTGCGGGTTCCATCCAAAACTGAAGTTGGAACTTAGtttcttgaaaaacaatttggatTTACTTTTTGCGAAGGCGTGGTCTCCTTTCTCCTTCACCGACAATGCAGATAATTAACCATTGcaaaaatttctcaaaacaaTCCGAGAGGTCTTCATTGTTCAGATCTGGAAAAATCTTGTCATTTCTCAAATTTTCATCTTTGTTCCTCTTTGTTCCCTTCTCTCATCTCTTGTAACGAAATCATTGCAAAATTTTTCCAAAACAACCATCTCGTCTGTATTGCTCTTTCCCTTCTcgtccttcttcttcttctacttcatTTTCCTGTCTCTATTGTTCTAcaaagtgaacagtggagagcgtGGACTATTCTTGGGCTGGAACGAGTCTAGTCCAAACCTAAATGTATTGGATTAGGTCtaacctaataaaataaaataaaaatctaatttttttttcaaatattgtgttttatttgaaaaactagtttaACATTATTTGATGATACtacataattacattagaaGAAGATCGCATGAtaacgtagcatttgcagaatttgattgcaatcctaatttgttcctgatgatattttacttgatattGTTGCACGCTCAGGAAGCAATGGAAACTATAGTCCTTGTCGGAGGGATTTCATATGTGATGAAATTgcagatagtttaatgaaataataaaaaatattttatataaagtattgtttatttcatgatgtaatagcagtagttaaatttataatatttcaattaaaaatcatcaatattaatatatgtttgttttagttattttataatcttaatttgaaaaatattcttaaccaaatacattaaattatttttttttcaaccttaatttcaaccacagttttaaccaaatatatattttaccaaaccaatctcaactaaaaatgatttttataaaacaattttctttaaattataactataaaaactactacaataccaaatacatttttatactcgtttgtaaaattatttctttgtaCTTGGCTTTTATaatgaaattacttttttttttttaatacttgacAAGAAATATCAATTGCTATTGTGGTAAATTTGTCTCTTCAATTTTGAATGCATGGTGagattgtttatttattcttgGAAGCGAAAAACTAGCATTtggggtttttcttttttaatcctttcatattctttttataattttgtttttcaatctagatttatgaattttttttaatttgatttttattattttgatttgttttttatcctttcattcatttgatttcttttaaatttcaccaCCACTCATTCAAGAATTCATAgttgtcttttaatttaatttttatttttttaattgttatttgtagtcttggattttttttgtataattaatttttttttatttaatccctTAACATTTGATTGGATGAGGattatgttttgtgattttttcatcTATAGTATATAATGACATGGTTTATATGTTTAAAAAGTTATCataagttgaaattttttttttacttatttttttttatttcattgttcgacattagttttttatatataaaaagggccgtgtgttttctttaattttttttattaggttattatAATCTATGCTGTAAGATTTGCAAGTTAATCCAGGTTAGACCACCTCTTATTATATGTGTTACATGTTTGTAATgctattttgaattgattttttttatttaattttatcatttcataattaattagctTAAAATTGGGCAACATTATTTTCCTTTCATTATTGAAAAAAgagtaattgatttttcttcctttttaaaatGGGACTGCATCatataaacattaatttaaaaaaaaaacacaaatatgaaATAATACGCCGCGGGCCTATGTCTAGTTTCAGCTAAAACAGAAAGTTCTGAAACAAGACTTGGTTAATTGAGATTCATGTCCTTGTGCTGCTTACAGAGGCTTCAACTGCCTTCAAATAGTCACACTGGGGAACTGGCATAATCCTCGA encodes:
- the LOC133671410 gene encoding uncharacterized protein LOC133671410, producing the protein MARNEEKAQSMLNRFITLKAEEKKKPKERRPYLASECRDLAEADRWRQQIMREIGRKVAEIQNEGLGEHRLRDLNDEINKLIREKSHWERRIVELGGPNYAKHSAKMTDLEGNIIDVPNPSGRGPGYRYFGAAKKLPGVRELFEKPPELRKRRTRYDIYKRIDASYYGYRDEEDGILEKVEGPAEEEMRMRAVEEWKRMEAIRKEARKGAKEVVSVGVGVGAEVLFEEEEDVVEEERREEREREDIERKEKEREFVVHVPLPDDKEIERMVLEKKKMELLSKYASDSLMEEQTEAKVMLNIQH